The following proteins come from a genomic window of Lycium ferocissimum isolate CSIRO_LF1 chromosome 4, AGI_CSIRO_Lferr_CH_V1, whole genome shotgun sequence:
- the LOC132053626 gene encoding heterogeneous nuclear ribonucleoprotein Q-like isoform X2: MPPKAVRKTPTGSGSKRGGRTARGTPKSQAKAVKLEETMKEEEKEEDNNKDKAVEIKQEVKVAEEKIDEKTVKLKEPEPEERAETALNKKDDKKVDDVKESVDQYEKGERLDLEDNDPEYDPEEYGTVDYDERGIENDDIQEEGDEIEEEPEEGDVGEEEEGNLVEEDVEDVHEEIEGDEEDEHAGEEHAEMVDAAEEEEHHEVVKERRKRKEIEIFVGGLDKDATEDDLRKVFSKVGEVTEVRLMMNSHTKKNKGFAFLRFATVEQAKRACTELKNPVVNGKQCGVSPSQDNDTLFLGNICKTWTKEALKEKLKHYGVDNIEDLTLVEDTNNEGMNRGFAFLEFSSRSEAMDAFKRLQKRDVTFGVDRPAKVSFEDSFIDPGDEIMAQVKTVFIDGLSASWDEDRVRELLKEYGKIEKVELARNMPSAKRKDFGFVSFDTHDAAVTCAKNINNEELGEGDNKVKVRARLSRPLQRGRGKYGGRGDMRPWHMPMHGPRAPWGRIVPHSRPIRGTRVSTRVPPVVGRGFKRPAALRDRRAVMALPPRGRPAPPPSRSYDRRPPVPSYAKSSFKREYGRREEIPLPRSRAIAEYPSRVHSDRRASYKDEYSSRGSGYPELPRGTHSVARRAYVDDGYGQRFERPPPSYREGRGREYDSVSGSKRPYTAVDDVHPRYAEAGVRHSRARLDYELGSGSGSQYGDAYGDRLGRSNLGYGGSRSSLSGQDSHGMYSSRQGMGYGGGSYGGTDVGGMYSSSYGGDYMSRGSDVDDSVYSSRGVGGGSYMGSGGSGSYY, encoded by the exons ATGCCTCCAAAAGCAGTGAGAAAGACACCAACAGGATCTGGATCCAAAAGAGGTGGCCGTACTGCTCGTGGTACACCAAAATCTCAGGCAAAAGCAGTAAAATTAGAGGAAACAatgaaagaagaggagaaagaagaggatAATAATAAGGATAAGGCTGTGGAGATTAAACAAGAAGTGAAAGTGGCAGAGGAGAAAATTGATGAGAAAACGGTGAAATTGAAGGAACCGGAACCCGAGGAACGGGCTGAAACTGCGTTGAATAAGAAAGATGACAAGA AGGTGGACGATGTGAAAGAGTCAGTCGATCAGTATGAAAAGGGTGAGCGATTAGATTTGGAGGATAATGACCCTGAATATGACCCTGAAGAGTATGGAACAGTTGATTATGATGAGAGAGGAATTGAAAATGATGATATTCAGGAAGAGGGAGATGAAATAGAGGAAGAACCTGAAGAGGGAGATGTTGGTGAAGAGGAAGAGGGTAATTTGGTTGAAGAGGATGTTGAAGATGTGCACGAGGAAATTGAgggtgatgaagaagatgagcATGCTGGGGAGGAGCATGCTGAGATGGTTGATGCAGCCGAGGAGGAAGAAcatcatgaagttgttaaagaaaGGCGTAAGCGGAAGGAAATTGAAATATTTGTTGGTGGCTTGGACAAGGATGCTACTGAGGATGATCTCAGGAAGGTCTTCAGTAAAGTTGGCGAGGTTACCGAAGTGAGGCTTATGATGAATTCTCATACAAAGAAGAATAAAGGATTTGCATTCCTGCGATTTGCCACTGTGGAACAAGCAAAACGAGCTTGTACTGAGCTGAAAAATCCAGTG GTCAATGGCAAACAGTGTGGTGTCTCTCCAAGTCAAGACAATGATACTTTGTTTTTGGGTAACATATGCAAGACCTGGACAAAAGAAGCT TTAAAAGAGAAGCTGAAGCATTATGGTGTTGACAATATTGAGGATTTGACGTTGGTGGAAGATACTAATAATGAGGGAATGAATCGAGGATTTGCTTTCTTGGAGTTCTCTTCACGTTCGGAGGCCATGGATGCTTTTAAGCGGTTACAAAAGAGAGATGTTACGTTTGGAGTTGATAGGCCCGCAAAGGTTTCTTTTGAGGATTCATTCATTGATCCTGGGGATGAAATCATGGCACAG GTTAAAACAGTGTTTATTGATGGTCTTTCTGCATCCTGGGACGAGGATCGTGTGCGGGAGCTTCTTAAAGAATATGGGAAGATTGAAAAAGTTGAGCTTGCCAGAAATATGCCTTCAGCTAAGAGAAAGGACTTTGGATTTGTTAGCTTTGACACCCATGATGCTGCAGTTACATGTGCTAAAAACATTAATAATGAGGAATTGGGTGAAGGAGATAACAAG GTTAAAGTTAGGGCCAGATTATCAAGACCCCTTCAGAGGGGCAGAGGGAAATATGGCGGACGCGGAGATATGCGACCTTGGCATATGCCTATGCATGGTCCCCGTGCCCCTTGGGGTCGTATAGTGCCACATAGTCGCCCTATTCGAGGGACTAGAGTTAGTACACGTGTGCCTCCAGTAGTTGGTCGTGGTTTCAAACGACCTGCAGCATTGAGAGATAGACGGGCAGTGATGGCTTTGCCTCCTAGAGGAAGACCAGCTCCACCACCTAGCAGGTCATATGACCGGAGACCACCTG TTCCCTCATATGCAAAGAGTAGCTTCAAGAGGGAGTATGGACGGCGTGAGGAAATCCCTCTTCCCAGAAGCAGAGCAATAGCTGAGTATCCTTCGCGGGTTCATTCTGACAGACGTGCATCCTATAAGGATGAATATTCTTCCCGTGGCTCTGGTTACCCTGAATTGCCTAGAGGTACTCACTCTGTAGCAAGGAGAgcttatgttgatgatggatATGGGCAACGGTTTGAAAGGCCCCCTCCATCTTACCGTGAGGGACGTGGTCGTGAATATGATTCTGTGTCTGGTTCAAAACGGCCATACACTGCAGTG GATGATGTTCATCCCCGCTACGCTGAGGCAGGAGTGAGGCATTCTCGTGCTCGTTTGGATTATGAACTAGGCAGTGGAAGTGGCTCCCAATATGGAGATGCATATGGTGACAG ACTTGGTAGATCAAATCTTGGGTATGGTGGCAGCAGGAGCTCCCTTTCTGGTCAAGATTCTCATGGGATGTATAGCAGTCGTCAGGGTATGGGCTACGGTGGAG GCTCCTATGGTGGAACTGATGTAGGTGGAATGTATTCATCCAGCTATGGTGGTGATTACATGTCTCGAGGCAGTGAT GTTGACGACTCAGTTTATTCTAGTCGTGGTGTGGGTGGTGGTAGTTATATGGGAAGTGGCGGTTCTGGATCTTACTACTAA
- the LOC132053626 gene encoding heterogeneous nuclear ribonucleoprotein Q-like isoform X1, with product MPPKAVRKTPTGSGSKRGGRTARGTPKSQAKAVKLEETMKEEEKEEDNNKDKAVEIKQEVKVAEEKIDEKTVKLKEPEPEERAETALNKKDDKKVDDVKESVDQYEKGERLDLEDNDPEYDPEEYGTVDYDERGIENDDIQEEGDEIEEEPEEGDVGEEEEGNLVEEDVEDVHEEIEGDEEDEHAGEEHAEMVDAAEEEEHHEVVKERRKRKEIEIFVGGLDKDATEDDLRKVFSKVGEVTEVRLMMNSHTKKNKGFAFLRFATVEQAKRACTELKNPVVNGKQCGVSPSQDNDTLFLGNICKTWTKEALKEKLKHYGVDNIEDLTLVEDTNNEGMNRGFAFLEFSSRSEAMDAFKRLQKRDVTFGVDRPAKVSFEDSFIDPGDEIMAQVKTVFIDGLSASWDEDRVRELLKEYGKIEKVELARNMPSAKRKDFGFVSFDTHDAAVTCAKNINNEELGEGDNKVKVRARLSRPLQRGRGKYGGRGDMRPWHMPMHGPRAPWGRIVPHSRPIRGTRVSTRVPPVVGRGFKRPAALRDRRAVMALPPRGRPAPPPSRSYDRRPPVPSYAKSSFKREYGRREEIPLPRSRAIAEYPSRVHSDRRASYKDEYSSRGSGYPELPRGTHSVARRAYVDDGYGQRFERPPPSYREGRGREYDSVSGSKRPYTAVDDVHPRYAEAGVRHSRARLDYELGSGSGSQYGDAYGDSRLGRSNLGYGGSRSSLSGQDSHGMYSSRQGMGYGGGSYGGTDVGGMYSSSYGGDYMSRGSDVDDSVYSSRGVGGGSYMGSGGSGSYY from the exons ATGCCTCCAAAAGCAGTGAGAAAGACACCAACAGGATCTGGATCCAAAAGAGGTGGCCGTACTGCTCGTGGTACACCAAAATCTCAGGCAAAAGCAGTAAAATTAGAGGAAACAatgaaagaagaggagaaagaagaggatAATAATAAGGATAAGGCTGTGGAGATTAAACAAGAAGTGAAAGTGGCAGAGGAGAAAATTGATGAGAAAACGGTGAAATTGAAGGAACCGGAACCCGAGGAACGGGCTGAAACTGCGTTGAATAAGAAAGATGACAAGA AGGTGGACGATGTGAAAGAGTCAGTCGATCAGTATGAAAAGGGTGAGCGATTAGATTTGGAGGATAATGACCCTGAATATGACCCTGAAGAGTATGGAACAGTTGATTATGATGAGAGAGGAATTGAAAATGATGATATTCAGGAAGAGGGAGATGAAATAGAGGAAGAACCTGAAGAGGGAGATGTTGGTGAAGAGGAAGAGGGTAATTTGGTTGAAGAGGATGTTGAAGATGTGCACGAGGAAATTGAgggtgatgaagaagatgagcATGCTGGGGAGGAGCATGCTGAGATGGTTGATGCAGCCGAGGAGGAAGAAcatcatgaagttgttaaagaaaGGCGTAAGCGGAAGGAAATTGAAATATTTGTTGGTGGCTTGGACAAGGATGCTACTGAGGATGATCTCAGGAAGGTCTTCAGTAAAGTTGGCGAGGTTACCGAAGTGAGGCTTATGATGAATTCTCATACAAAGAAGAATAAAGGATTTGCATTCCTGCGATTTGCCACTGTGGAACAAGCAAAACGAGCTTGTACTGAGCTGAAAAATCCAGTG GTCAATGGCAAACAGTGTGGTGTCTCTCCAAGTCAAGACAATGATACTTTGTTTTTGGGTAACATATGCAAGACCTGGACAAAAGAAGCT TTAAAAGAGAAGCTGAAGCATTATGGTGTTGACAATATTGAGGATTTGACGTTGGTGGAAGATACTAATAATGAGGGAATGAATCGAGGATTTGCTTTCTTGGAGTTCTCTTCACGTTCGGAGGCCATGGATGCTTTTAAGCGGTTACAAAAGAGAGATGTTACGTTTGGAGTTGATAGGCCCGCAAAGGTTTCTTTTGAGGATTCATTCATTGATCCTGGGGATGAAATCATGGCACAG GTTAAAACAGTGTTTATTGATGGTCTTTCTGCATCCTGGGACGAGGATCGTGTGCGGGAGCTTCTTAAAGAATATGGGAAGATTGAAAAAGTTGAGCTTGCCAGAAATATGCCTTCAGCTAAGAGAAAGGACTTTGGATTTGTTAGCTTTGACACCCATGATGCTGCAGTTACATGTGCTAAAAACATTAATAATGAGGAATTGGGTGAAGGAGATAACAAG GTTAAAGTTAGGGCCAGATTATCAAGACCCCTTCAGAGGGGCAGAGGGAAATATGGCGGACGCGGAGATATGCGACCTTGGCATATGCCTATGCATGGTCCCCGTGCCCCTTGGGGTCGTATAGTGCCACATAGTCGCCCTATTCGAGGGACTAGAGTTAGTACACGTGTGCCTCCAGTAGTTGGTCGTGGTTTCAAACGACCTGCAGCATTGAGAGATAGACGGGCAGTGATGGCTTTGCCTCCTAGAGGAAGACCAGCTCCACCACCTAGCAGGTCATATGACCGGAGACCACCTG TTCCCTCATATGCAAAGAGTAGCTTCAAGAGGGAGTATGGACGGCGTGAGGAAATCCCTCTTCCCAGAAGCAGAGCAATAGCTGAGTATCCTTCGCGGGTTCATTCTGACAGACGTGCATCCTATAAGGATGAATATTCTTCCCGTGGCTCTGGTTACCCTGAATTGCCTAGAGGTACTCACTCTGTAGCAAGGAGAgcttatgttgatgatggatATGGGCAACGGTTTGAAAGGCCCCCTCCATCTTACCGTGAGGGACGTGGTCGTGAATATGATTCTGTGTCTGGTTCAAAACGGCCATACACTGCAGTG GATGATGTTCATCCCCGCTACGCTGAGGCAGGAGTGAGGCATTCTCGTGCTCGTTTGGATTATGAACTAGGCAGTGGAAGTGGCTCCCAATATGGAGATGCATATGGTGACAG TAGACTTGGTAGATCAAATCTTGGGTATGGTGGCAGCAGGAGCTCCCTTTCTGGTCAAGATTCTCATGGGATGTATAGCAGTCGTCAGGGTATGGGCTACGGTGGAG GCTCCTATGGTGGAACTGATGTAGGTGGAATGTATTCATCCAGCTATGGTGGTGATTACATGTCTCGAGGCAGTGAT GTTGACGACTCAGTTTATTCTAGTCGTGGTGTGGGTGGTGGTAGTTATATGGGAAGTGGCGGTTCTGGATCTTACTACTAA